The DNA region AAGGGCTGGCTGGGCGGCGGCAATACCGGCCGCAATACCACCATCATCCGCTCGAACTACCTGCAGGACCCTTCGGCGGCGATCTACAACAAGGCGCTGCAGCTTTACGAGACCCTGTCGCAGGACCTGAACTACAACATCATGTTCAGCCCGCGCGGCCTGTTGATGCTGGCCCAGACCGAGCACGAGATCCGCGGCTACAAGCGCACCGCCTATGCCAACCAACTGCAGGGCGTCGCCACCGAATGGGTCACGCCCAAGCGCATCAAGGAAATGCTGCCGATCATCAACATCGAGGGTCCGCATTATCCGGTGCTGGGCGGCCTCTACCAGGAACGCGGCGGCACCGCCCGCCACGACGCCGTGGCCTGGGGCTATGCCCGCGCCTGTTCGGCCATGGGCATGGACATCATCCAGAACTGCGAAGTGACCGGGATCGAGACCGCGAATGGCCAGGTCAAGGCCGTGAACACCGGCAAGGGCCGCATCGAATGCGACAAGCTGGCGCTGGTCGTGGCCGGGCACTCGTCGCACCTGGCCGAGATGGCGGGCTTCCGCCTGCCGATCGAATCGATCGCGCTGCAGGCGCTGGTGTCGGAACCGATCAAGCCCTGCTGCGACATCGTCATCATGGCCAACACCGTCCACGGCTACCTGTCGCAATCCGACAAGGGCGAGATGGTGATCGGCGGCGGAACCGACGGCTTCAACAACTACACCCAGCGCGGTTCCTGGAACCATGTCGAGGAAACCGTCCGCGCCCTGGTCGAGACCTTCCCAATGCTGTCGCGGCTGAAGATGCTGCGCCAATGGGGCGGGATCGTGGACATGACCGGCGACCGCTCGCCGATCCTGTCGACCACGCCGGTCGGCAACATCTTCGTGAACTGCGGCTGGGGCACCGGCGGCTTCAAGGCCATCCCCGGCTCGGGCTGGGCCATGGCCGAGGTGATCGCCAAGGGCCAGCCGGGCCCCCTGGCCAAGGATTTCGGCCTGAACCGCTTCGTCGAAGGCCGGTTCATCGACGAAAGCGTCGCCGCGGGGGTGGCGCACTGATGGAGCATGCGCGCGGGATCATGCCTGCGCCCGGCCGGTACCGGCCGGTTTCCGCCAGTTTCGGTCTGGCGGAAAGTTTCGCGCAACCCATGGGAAACTCTTGCGGCTTTGGTGAATTGTTCCTTCACGTCACCATGACCAAGGAGTTTTCTTCATGGCCGAACAGAACAAGAGCAACATCTGGATCATCGCCGGCGTCGTCGTTGTCGTGCTGGTCGTCATCTACTGGTTCATGTCCTCGGGCACCGAGCCGGCAGCAACGACCGAACCCGCGACGCCGCCTGTCGTCAGCAGCGAGCCCGCGCCGACCGATGACGGTGCGGTTTCCGTCGAGCCGCCGGCAACCGCTCCGGCCGATCCTGCTGCTCCGGTCCCTGCCGAGCCTGCACAGCCCGCGGCTCCGGCCAACTGAGGCGACCCTTCGGGCGCCTGAGCGCGCCCTCACGAACGAGGGCCGGGGGGCGGTGCGCCCCTCGGCTTGCGCTGCTTCGCGCGGTGTGCCGCTGCCTGCGCTGCCGGCCGCTTTCCCCGCATTGCGGAAAGCGCCGGCCCGCCTGCGGCCCGGCCTTTCCCATCGCGACCTGATCCGCGCCGCCCGGCTGCTGTCCCTTGCCGGGCAGGCCGCGGATGGGCGCCGAGCCCTTTCCGATCATTATCAGCTTACCGACGCCGCCACGCGCGCCCGGCCCCTGGCCCGGGTGCCCGCGACCGCGTGCGCCCTGCCGCCCAAGGAGTGAACGATGCTGACCCTGACCTGCCCCTATTGCGGCATCGCCGCCGAGGAGACCGAGCTCGCTCCGGGTGGCGAAGCGCATCTGAAGCGCTTCGGCCCCGGCTCGACCGACGAACAGTTCGAGGCCTATCTTTTCGGCCGCAAGAACCCCAAGGGTGTGCATTTCGAGCGCTGGCGCCACGCCTATGGCTGCGGCAAGTGGTTCATGGCCGCCCGCGACACCGCCACGCTTCAGGTCTTCGGCACCTATACCGCCCAGACCCCGCATCCGACGCCCGAGATCGTCGCCGCCGTCCAGGCCGCGCGTCCCGGCTGGCAGCCCGACTGGACTGACACCACCGCTGACACCTCCGCCGAAAGCCCGAAAGCATGACCCAGACCGGACCCTTCCGCCTGCCGCGCGGCGGCCGCCTGATCGACCGCGCCTATCAACTGCCCTTCCGCTTCGACGGCCGCCAGATGCGCGGTGTCGCGGGCGACACCCTGGCCTCGGCCCTGCTGGCGAACGGTCAGCTGATGATGGGCCGCAGCTTCAAGTATCACCGCCCGCGCGGTCCCGTCGCCTCGGGCGCCGAGGAACCCAACGCGCTGCTGGGCCTGGGCGAGGGCGGCCGGTTCGAGCCGAACCAGCGCGCCACCACCACGCCCTTGGTCGGCGGCATGGTCACGGCCAGCCAGAACGCCTGGCCCAGCCTGAACACCGACATCGGCGCGATCAACAACTGGATGTACCGCTTCTTCCCGGCGGGCTTCTATTACAAGACCTTCATGCATCCGCGCCCGTTCTGGAAGCATGTGTTCGAGCCGATCATCCGCCGCTCGGCCGGTCTGGGCAAGGCCCCGACCGAGGCCGATCCGGACCGCTATGAACAAGCCTATGCCCATGTGGACGTGGTCGTGGTCGGCGGCGGCATCGCCGGCCTGACCGCGGCTCTGGAAGCCGCCCGCAGCGGCAAGTCGGTCTGGGTGGTCGAGCAGACCCCGCAATTCGGCGGCCGCACCCCAACCGACCACAGCGACGGCCAGGCCCGCATCGACGCCCTGGTGGCCGAACTGCGCGCGCTGCCCAACGTCACGCTGCGCCGCTCGACCATGGCGACCGGCCTTTACGACCACGGCTATCTGCTGGTCCGCGAATCGGTGGCCGACCACGAATCCAATGCCGCGATCCCGCGTCAGCGCCTGTGGCGCATCCGGGCCGGCCATGTCGTCGTCGCCACCGGCGCGCTGGAGCGTCCGCTCAGCTTCGCCGGCAACGACATCCCCGGCGTGATCCTGGCCTCGGCCGTGCGCGATTTCATCGACCTCTACGGCGTGTCCCCGGGCCGCAAGATCGTCGTCGTCACCAACAATGACGACGCCTATCGCACCGCGCTGGTGGCTCTGGCCGCCGGGGTGCAGGTCGCCGCGGTGATCGACGCCCGCGCCACGGCCAACGGCGCGCTGCCCGAGGCGGTGCGCGGCCACGGCGTGCGCGTGCTGACCGGCAGCGCCATCGCCGGCGTCAAGGGCGGCAAGGCCGTCGAAGGCGTCAAGGTCTGCGCCCATTCCGGCTCGGGCAACGTGACCGAGGTGATCGATGCCGATTGCGTCGCCATGTCGGGCGGCTGGTCGCCGGTGGTCCACCTGTGGAGCCATTGCGGCGGCAAGCTGACCTGGCACGACGACCGCGCGATGTTCGCCCCCGACCCGAACCGTCCGCCGACCGGCGCCGACGGCAAGGCCATGGCGACCTGCATCGGCGCCGCCGCCGGCGACCTGCACGTCGCCGAGGCGACCGGTGCGGCCGAAGAGGGCGCGATCCTGCCGGTCTGGGTCATGCCGACCAACGCCACGCGCAAGATGAAGTTCAAGATGTGGCTCGACTTCCAGAACGACGTGAAGGTCTCGGATGTCGAACTGGCCGCGCAAGAGGGCTATCACAGCGTCGAGCACACCAAGCGCTACACCACGCTGGGCATGGCGACCGACCAGGGCAAGGTCAGCAACATCAATGGCCTGGCCATCCTGTCCAAGGCCCTGAACCAGCCGATCCCGCAGACGGGCACCACGACCTTCCGTCCGCCCTATACGCCGCTGACGCTGGGCACCATCGCCGGCGAAGCGCGGGGCGAGATCTTCCAGCCGCTGCGCAAGACCCCGATGCACGCCTGGAACGAAGCCCATGGCGCCCATTGGGAGCCGGTCGGCCATTGGCGCCGCGCCTATTGCTACCGGCAAGGCGCCGAGACCCCGCATGACGCCGTGGCGCGCGAGATCCGCGCGGTCCGTGCCTCGGTCGGCACGCTGGACGCCTCGACCCTGGGCAAGATCATCGTCAAGGGCCCGGATGCGGGCAAGTTCCTGGACATGATGTACACCGGCATGATGTCCACCCTGCCGGTCGGCAAGTGCCGCTATGGCCTGATCTGCAGCGAGAACGGCTTCCTGGTGGACGACGGCGTCGCCGCGCGCCTGTCCGAGGACACCTGGCTGGTGCATACCACCACCGGCGGCGCCGACCGCATGCACGGCCACATGGAAGACTGGCTGCAATGCGAATGGTGGGACTGGAAGGTCTATACCGCCAACGTGACCGAGCAATGGGCGCAGGTCGCCGTGGTCGGCCCCAAGGCGCGCGTGCTGCTGGAACGCCTGGGCGGCAACATCGATCTTTCGGCCGAGGCGCTGCCCTTCATGGGCTGGATCGAGGGCGACATCGCCGGCATCCCGGCGCGCGTCTATCGCATCAGCTTCTCGGGCGAGTTGTCCTTCGAGGTGGCCGTGCCCGCGAACCGCGGCCTCGAGCTGTGGGAAAAGCTGCATGAGGCCGGCCGCGACCTGAACGTGACCCCCTACGGCACCGAGGCCATGCACGTCATGCGCGCCGAAAAGGGCTTCATCATGATCGGGGACGAGACCGACGGCACGGTGATCCCGCAGGACCTGGGCCTGAACTGGGCGATCTCGAAGAAGAAGGCCGACTACATCGGCAAGCGGGCGCAGGAACGCAGCCACATGACCGACCCCCGGCGCTGGAAGCTGGTGGGCCTGGACAGCGTGGACGGCCGCGTGCTGCCCGACGGCGTCTATGCCGTGGCCGAGGGCACCAATGCCAACGGCCAGCGCAACACGCAGGGCCGGGTGACCTCGACCTACATGTCGCCGACGCTGAACAAGCCCATCGCCATGGCGCTGGTGCTGAACGGCCCGGACCGCATGGGCGAGGTGCTGGAATTCCCGGTCGCGGGTCAGGAAAGCTACAAGGCGCGGATCGTCGATCCGGTCTTCTATGACAAGGAAGGGAGCCGGGCGAATGGCTGAGGCACTGGCGAAGATCTCTCAGGTGCAGGACTGGGGCATGATCCAGATCCGCGCCGACCTGTCGCGGGCGGGCGATGCCATTGCCGGCGCCGCGGGCCTCGCGGTCCCGGCGCAGGGCTGCACCACCACGGACGGCAGCCGCGTGCTGGGCTGGATGTCGCCCGACGAGCTGTTGCTGGTGCTGCCCAAGGCCGAAACGGCCGCGGCGCTCGCCGCCCTGCAGGACGCGCTCTCGACCGAGCATGCGCTGGCGCTGGACGTCAGCGACATGCGCGCGGTCTTCCGCATCCAGGGCGCGAAGGCGCTGCAGGTGCTGACCAAGCTCTGCCCGGCCGACCTGTCCGCCATGCCCGAGAACGGGCTGCGCCGCACCCGCGCCGCCCAGGTCGCCTGCGGCATCTGGCGCGAGCCCGGCGGCTATGTTCTGGTCGGCTTCCGCTCGGTCGGGGACTACCTGCGCGGCATCCTGACCGGCGCCGCGTCGCCCGGCACGGACCTGGAACCGCGCTAAGCCCTTGCCGCCGCGCGGGCGGGGCGTATGGATGACCCATGAACACGGGGGTTGATTCCATGCGTCCCATAATCCGCGCGACGGCGCTTTGCCTGTTCGCCCTGACCCCGATGCCTGCGGCGGCGCAAGAGCCGGTGGTGATGATGTGCCGGATCACCGACGAAAGCGGCACCGGCTGGGTGCCCGAGTTCATCATGCTGACGCGGCAGACATCCGGCCCCCACGAGGGCCGGATCGAGGTTTTCGACCCCATTCTCAAGGACCTGTTGGGCCGGCCGATCCCGGCGCAGGTGACCGCCGACGACGCCCGCGCGCGCAGCTATGGCTGGGCGCTGGCCGGGGTCCGGAACCGGTCCGGCCAGCGCACCGAGCGGCTGGATTATCGCCTCACGGTCTCGAAACGCGACGGCAGCGCACAGGTCGCGGCGACGGCGCTCGGCTATGACAATGTGATGACCGGCAGCGGCGTCTGCGGCTCGCCCGGCGGCGGCTAGGGCCGGAACCCGCGCCGCCCCGAAGGCGTTTAGCGGCCGACAGGGCTTTTCCCCGTCTGGCTCCTGTGCCAGAACATCCACCGGAACCCTTGGAAAAGGAAATCGAAAATGGCCTTCACGCTTCCCGACCTTCCCTATGCCCATGACGCGCTTGCCGCCGGCGGCATGTCGAAGGAGACGCTGGAATACCACCACGACAAGCACCACAAGGCCTATGTCGACAAGCTGAACGAGCTCGTCGCCGGCACCGAATGGGAAGGCAAGAGCCTCGAAGACATCGTCAGGGGCACCTACCAGTCGGGCGCCGTGGCGCAGAACGGCATCTTCAACAACGCCAGCCAGCACTGGAACCACAGCCAGTTCTGGGACATGATGGCTCCGAAATCCGGCGCCATTCCCGGCGATCTGGAAAAGGCGCTGACCGAATCCTTCGGCTCGGTCGACGAGTTCAAGAAGAAGTTCTCGGAAGCCGGCGCGGGCCAGTTCGGCTCGGGCTGGGCCTGGCTGGTCAAGGACAAGGACGGCAGCCTCAAGGTCACCAAGACCGAGAACGGCGTGAACCCGCTCTGCTTCGGTCAGACCGCGCTTCTGGGCTGCGACGTGTGGGAGCACAGCTACTACATCGACTTCCGCAACGCCCGGCCGAAATACCTGGAAAACTTCCTGTCCAACCTGGTGAACTGGGAAAACGTGGCCTCGCGCCTCTGACTCCTGCGCCCGCGACAGACCGAAAGGCCCGCCCGAACCGGCGGGCCTTTTCTTTTGTGGCGCGCGACTCTGTTGCACCAAAGAGTTGATGGCCGGATTTCCCCCTTCCCCGGACAGATCTATCCCACGGCCTCTGTGACGGGGATGCCAAGCGCGGTGTAACGGTTCAGAATAGCGATACGGACCTGAAGCTCGGCGACCTGTCGGTCAAAGTCCCGTGCCATGAGGCGCTGACCCAGCAGTTTCACACAGTGCATCTTCGTCTCGACGCGGCTTCGGGGGTGGTATCCACTCCATCGTCGCCAGAGGGCACGACCGAGGTATTTCGATGCCCGCAGAGCCTCGTTTCGTGCGCCCGCGCCGGCGGCGACTGTCTTCCAGGGTTTGGCGTTCTTGCGGGGCGGAATGACAGCGTCGGCGCCGCGGTCAGCGATGGCATCGTGGCATTTGCGGGTGTCGTAGGCGCCGTCTGCTGTGACGCGGCCGATCTGCTCGTGCGCCGGGATCTGTTTGAGCAGGTCGGGTAACACCGGCGCATCGCCGATGTGGCTCCCTGTGATCTCCACCGCCCGAACCTCCAGCGTTTCCTCATCAATCCCCAGATGGATCTTGCGCCAGACGCGCCGTTTCGGGCCGCCATGCTTGCGGGCGTGCCACTCGCCTTCGCCCTCGACCTTGATGCCAGTGCTGTCGATCAGCAGGTGCAGCGGCCCCTTGGACCCGCGATACGGTATGTTCACAGCCAGGGTCTTCTGGCGACGGGACAGGGTGCTGAAGTCAGGCACCGTCCAGTCGAGACCAACCAACTGCAGCAGGCTCTCGACGAAACCAGTCGTCTGCCTGAGCGCCATGCCGAAGAGCACCTTCATCGAAAGACACGTCTGAATGGCGGCATCGCTGTAGGTCTGCTGGCGGCCACGCCTGCCTGTCGGCGCGGCATCCCAGCTCATCTCGGGGTCGAACCAGATCGTCAGCGAACCCCGGCGCTTGAGCGCTTCATTGTAGGCTGGTCAGTTCCGGGTTCTGTATGTCGGGGATGCGGGTCGGCTCATGCAGACCAGCTACCGTACGGGTTTCATCAGATGAATCCATGACAGGATTTGTGCAACAGTGCCGCCCATTTCCATGCGCAGGGTCTGTCCATCGCCCAGATCGCCCGCAAACTGCGCATCTCCGATATCTCGGTCCGCACCTATCTGCGCCGCGAGGCCGAGAACCGCGAGCGACTGCGCGCTGATGCGGAGCGCCGCGCCAGAAAGAGGACGTGAAGCATGATTGAAGTCGAGTTCAACGATGCGGTTATCCGTCGTGCGTTTAAGGAGATAGAGGGCGTTTACCGACACTTCAGGCCTGATGAACGACCTTGGCGATTCGCTGCTTGCCTCAACGACAAAGCGATTCAAGGCTGGCGTGACGCCGGAGGAACCGCTTTCGCGCTGCGGTCGCCCGTGACGCTTGGGCACTACGACAAGGCAGGCGAGCACTACGGTAAGAAGCCGCTGTGGCGTCATGGTGACCTTTACGGCAAGATCCACATGCAGGCCGAAATGGACGCCGCGACGATTGGGTCAAACGCCATTCAGGCGGCGATGATGCAATTCGGCGGCCGCAAGGCCGAGCATCCGAACCTCTGGGGTGACATTCCCGCCCGGCCCTTCATCGGCCTGTCAGACGAAGATCGCAGCGACGTGTTGGAAATCATCGACGAGTGTTTGCAGCGCGCTGCGGGCTCGCCCGGGTAGTGCCGCAGCCACATTCGCAACATCTCCCGGACTATTGTTTGTAATCGGTTATTGTCAGCTATTCCCACGAATTGCGGCTGAATTGGTGACATTGCGGGAGAATTAGTGCGTTACATTTGTGCCGAAATATCCTGGGGGGAACGCGGGGCCTTCCCCACGTGGGGGGCAAAGCCCCCTTGCCCTCGCCCGAAAAGCCCCGCATGGCTGGCAGTCGCAAGGGGAACGGGACGATGCGCGAAGGCACGAAAGGCTTCTGGGCGATGATCGCGGTCTGCGTCAGCTGGGGCCTGTCGCCGATCTACTACCGCGCGCTCGCGCATGTCCCCACGGTCGAGGTGCTGGCCCACCGCACCCTGTGGTCGCTGGTGCTGTTCGGGGTCGTGCTGGGCCTGCAGGGCCGGCTGCGCCAGCTCGCCGCGGCGCTGGCGGGGCCGCAGATCGGGCGCATCGCCTTCGCGGCGATCACGGTCTCGGCCAACTGGGGGCTGTTCATCTGGGCGGTGCAAGCGGGCCATGTGGTGCAAAGCTCGCTCGGCTATTACATCTTCCCGCTGGTCGCGGTGCTGCTGGGCGTCCTCGTCTTCGGCGAGCGGCTGACCCGCGCGCAGGCCGCCGCGGTGGCGCTGGCCGCGCTGGCGGTCGGGCTGCTGACCTGGGGCCTGGGCGTCGCGCCCTGGATCAGCCTGGGGCTGGCGATCACCTTCGGGCTTTACGGCGTGGTCAAGAAGGCGCTGGCGTTGGGGCCGGTGCTGTCGGTCGCGGCCGAGGTGGCGCTGCTGTCGCCCCTGGCCGCGGGCTGGCTGATTCTGCAGGGCGCCGGACTGATGCCGGCCGCGCTGGCGCAGCCGTTCGTCTTCGGTACCGACCTGGCAAGCAGCCTGCTGCTGGTCGGCTCGGGCCTGATCACGGCGGTGCCGCTGATCCTGTTCAGCTATGCCGCGCGGCGGCTGGGCATGGCGGCGCTGGGGCTGATGCTCTACCTGAACCCGACGCTGCAATTCCTCTGCGCGGTGCTGCTCTTCGGCGAGCCCTTCACCCGTTGGCACATGATCGCCTTCGCGATGATCTGGGGTGCGCTCGCGATCTATTCGGCCTCGGCGCTGGGGCAGGCGCGCCGCGCGGCGGCATTGGCA from Paracoccus aminovorans includes:
- a CDS encoding sarcosine oxidase subunit beta family protein gives rise to the protein MPASASSSTGRYSVFAIAREAMKLHTGWTRAWASPEPKKKYQVVIVGAGGHGLATAYYLGKNFGITDVAIIEKGWLGGGNTGRNTTIIRSNYLQDPSAAIYNKALQLYETLSQDLNYNIMFSPRGLLMLAQTEHEIRGYKRTAYANQLQGVATEWVTPKRIKEMLPIINIEGPHYPVLGGLYQERGGTARHDAVAWGYARACSAMGMDIIQNCEVTGIETANGQVKAVNTGKGRIECDKLALVVAGHSSHLAEMAGFRLPIESIALQALVSEPIKPCCDIVIMANTVHGYLSQSDKGEMVIGGGTDGFNNYTQRGSWNHVEETVRALVETFPMLSRLKMLRQWGGIVDMTGDRSPILSTTPVGNIFVNCGWGTGGFKAIPGSGWAMAEVIAKGQPGPLAKDFGLNRFVEGRFIDESVAAGVAH
- a CDS encoding sarcosine oxidase subunit delta, whose product is MLTLTCPYCGIAAEETELAPGGEAHLKRFGPGSTDEQFEAYLFGRKNPKGVHFERWRHAYGCGKWFMAARDTATLQVFGTYTAQTPHPTPEIVAAVQAARPGWQPDWTDTTADTSAESPKA
- a CDS encoding sarcosine oxidase subunit alpha family protein; amino-acid sequence: MTQTGPFRLPRGGRLIDRAYQLPFRFDGRQMRGVAGDTLASALLANGQLMMGRSFKYHRPRGPVASGAEEPNALLGLGEGGRFEPNQRATTTPLVGGMVTASQNAWPSLNTDIGAINNWMYRFFPAGFYYKTFMHPRPFWKHVFEPIIRRSAGLGKAPTEADPDRYEQAYAHVDVVVVGGGIAGLTAALEAARSGKSVWVVEQTPQFGGRTPTDHSDGQARIDALVAELRALPNVTLRRSTMATGLYDHGYLLVRESVADHESNAAIPRQRLWRIRAGHVVVATGALERPLSFAGNDIPGVILASAVRDFIDLYGVSPGRKIVVVTNNDDAYRTALVALAAGVQVAAVIDARATANGALPEAVRGHGVRVLTGSAIAGVKGGKAVEGVKVCAHSGSGNVTEVIDADCVAMSGGWSPVVHLWSHCGGKLTWHDDRAMFAPDPNRPPTGADGKAMATCIGAAAGDLHVAEATGAAEEGAILPVWVMPTNATRKMKFKMWLDFQNDVKVSDVELAAQEGYHSVEHTKRYTTLGMATDQGKVSNINGLAILSKALNQPIPQTGTTTFRPPYTPLTLGTIAGEARGEIFQPLRKTPMHAWNEAHGAHWEPVGHWRRAYCYRQGAETPHDAVAREIRAVRASVGTLDASTLGKIIVKGPDAGKFLDMMYTGMMSTLPVGKCRYGLICSENGFLVDDGVAARLSEDTWLVHTTTGGADRMHGHMEDWLQCEWWDWKVYTANVTEQWAQVAVVGPKARVLLERLGGNIDLSAEALPFMGWIEGDIAGIPARVYRISFSGELSFEVAVPANRGLELWEKLHEAGRDLNVTPYGTEAMHVMRAEKGFIMIGDETDGTVIPQDLGLNWAISKKKADYIGKRAQERSHMTDPRRWKLVGLDSVDGRVLPDGVYAVAEGTNANGQRNTQGRVTSTYMSPTLNKPIAMALVLNGPDRMGEVLEFPVAGQESYKARIVDPVFYDKEGSRANG
- a CDS encoding sarcosine oxidase subunit gamma codes for the protein MAEALAKISQVQDWGMIQIRADLSRAGDAIAGAAGLAVPAQGCTTTDGSRVLGWMSPDELLLVLPKAETAAALAALQDALSTEHALALDVSDMRAVFRIQGAKALQVLTKLCPADLSAMPENGLRRTRAAQVACGIWREPGGYVLVGFRSVGDYLRGILTGAASPGTDLEPR
- a CDS encoding superoxide dismutase; translation: MAFTLPDLPYAHDALAAGGMSKETLEYHHDKHHKAYVDKLNELVAGTEWEGKSLEDIVRGTYQSGAVAQNGIFNNASQHWNHSQFWDMMAPKSGAIPGDLEKALTESFGSVDEFKKKFSEAGAGQFGSGWAWLVKDKDGSLKVTKTENGVNPLCFGQTALLGCDVWEHSYYIDFRNARPKYLENFLSNLVNWENVASRL
- a CDS encoding phage virion morphogenesis protein, whose translation is MIEVEFNDAVIRRAFKEIEGVYRHFRPDERPWRFAACLNDKAIQGWRDAGGTAFALRSPVTLGHYDKAGEHYGKKPLWRHGDLYGKIHMQAEMDAATIGSNAIQAAMMQFGGRKAEHPNLWGDIPARPFIGLSDEDRSDVLEIIDECLQRAAGSPG
- the rarD gene encoding EamA family transporter RarD — translated: MREGTKGFWAMIAVCVSWGLSPIYYRALAHVPTVEVLAHRTLWSLVLFGVVLGLQGRLRQLAAALAGPQIGRIAFAAITVSANWGLFIWAVQAGHVVQSSLGYYIFPLVAVLLGVLVFGERLTRAQAAAVALAALAVGLLTWGLGVAPWISLGLAITFGLYGVVKKALALGPVLSVAAEVALLSPLAAGWLILQGAGLMPAALAQPFVFGTDLASSLLLVGSGLITAVPLILFSYAARRLGMAALGLMLYLNPTLQFLCAVLLFGEPFTRWHMIAFAMIWGALAIYSASALGQARRAAALANG